Proteins co-encoded in one Spirosoma endbachense genomic window:
- a CDS encoding putative toxin-antitoxin system toxin component, PIN family: MKVVIDTNGLLRSIPRDGSYRWLYDAFADRQFIWVVSTEILLEYAEMTSYYYSSVAAELVTSLLLAAPNHLRQEPYFHFGQVSADPDDNKFVDCAIAAGADWLVSDDHHILNLLRETNRFPPLPICSFEEFKKILNR; this comes from the coding sequence GTGAAAGTGGTTATTGATACAAATGGCCTGCTCCGCTCGATTCCTCGGGATGGATCTTACCGTTGGCTTTATGATGCATTTGCTGACAGGCAGTTTATCTGGGTTGTCAGTACTGAAATCTTGCTTGAATACGCTGAAATGACGAGCTATTATTATAGCTCTGTAGCTGCTGAGCTGGTCACATCGCTTTTGCTAGCGGCTCCCAACCACTTGCGGCAGGAACCTTACTTTCATTTTGGTCAAGTCAGTGCTGATCCAGATGACAACAAATTTGTGGACTGTGCTATTGCTGCTGGTGCCGATTGGTTGGTGTCCGACGATCATCACATTCTTAACTTGTTGCGGGAAACAAATCGGTTTCCACCACTACCCATCTGTTCTTTCGAGGAGTTTAAGAAAATTCTGAATCGATAG
- a CDS encoding ligand-binding sensor domain-containing protein yields the protein MKYVPLYALVLLVAVYSSSKALTKTDLPKDTIKAESKQLSTAYGPSHITRTIKQDRKGNIWIATFGGVYRYDGKSFTNVTSQVSSAHFFSVLEDRKGNFWFSTVGEGVYYYDGKSFQQFTTKEGLAHNVVTSIYEDKAGTIWFGTGGGASRYDGKSFRNYKMNEGLNLTPDERLLLKDNNDVNSIIEDKTGKFWFATRGHAYLYDGKTFTVLTHEGTPFINVRTIIEDKNGAIWLGGLYGLWRYDGSRFTNFTERGVAYVYEDKKGNIWTSSLTNWGWSLFRYDGETLSTKNPTVTEVELESDDTKTMLFGILEATDGRIWFGSGGAYRYDGKSITDFKKKEIN from the coding sequence ATGAAGTACGTACCCCTATATGCATTGGTCTTGCTGGTTGCTGTTTACTCATCCAGTAAAGCACTCACCAAAACTGACCTGCCAAAAGACACCATCAAGGCCGAATCCAAACAGCTAAGTACAGCCTATGGACCTAGCCATATCACGCGTACCATCAAGCAAGATCGAAAGGGCAATATTTGGATAGCAACATTTGGTGGGGTGTATCGGTATGATGGAAAATCGTTTACCAATGTGACCAGTCAAGTGAGTTCAGCCCATTTTTTTTCGGTGTTAGAAGATCGAAAAGGAAATTTTTGGTTTAGTACCGTTGGCGAAGGGGTCTATTATTATGATGGGAAATCCTTTCAACAGTTTACCACCAAAGAGGGCCTGGCCCATAATGTGGTGACTAGTATTTATGAAGATAAAGCCGGTACTATTTGGTTTGGTACGGGAGGTGGAGCCAGCCGTTACGATGGGAAATCCTTTCGAAATTATAAAATGAATGAAGGGCTAAATTTAACACCGGACGAAAGACTCTTGCTGAAGGATAATAATGATGTTAATTCGATTATTGAAGATAAAACCGGCAAATTCTGGTTTGCCACCAGGGGCCATGCCTACCTGTATGATGGAAAAACATTTACCGTTCTCACTCATGAGGGCACCCCGTTTATAAATGTTCGTACGATCATCGAAGATAAAAATGGGGCTATCTGGCTGGGGGGGCTGTATGGTCTTTGGCGCTATGACGGCAGTCGCTTTACCAATTTCACCGAGCGTGGTGTTGCGTATGTTTACGAAGATAAAAAAGGCAACATCTGGACGAGTTCACTAACGAATTGGGGTTGGTCACTTTTCCGGTATGATGGCGAAACGTTATCAACCAAAAATCCCACGGTAACCGAAGTAGAATTAGAATCTGACGATACGAAAACCATGCTTTTTGGGATTTTAGAGGCTACTGATGGCCGTATTTGGTTCGGCTCAGGTGGGGCGTATCGGTATGATGGAAAGAGCATTACCGACTTTAAGAAGAAAGAGATTAACTAA
- a CDS encoding cupin domain-containing protein, which translates to MKSIVYKAGITVDFLREGRDTNDEYCEFRCCIKPSSRVPMPHYHQGFEETVYGEKGIVRWTVNGKTTDIGPGEKLVIPLGAIHMFENKSNETVEFLCRTTPGNAFGSDYFEDIAMVLNADGLPDFNKLQDIMKHHGLIPVLGFKRRLIFAIISLIRKIKS; encoded by the coding sequence ATGAAAAGTATAGTGTATAAAGCCGGGATTACAGTTGACTTCCTTAGGGAGGGCAGAGATACAAACGATGAATATTGCGAATTCCGTTGTTGTATCAAGCCCTCAAGCCGAGTTCCTATGCCACATTATCATCAGGGTTTTGAGGAAACTGTATACGGGGAAAAAGGGATTGTTAGATGGACGGTAAACGGCAAAACGACAGACATTGGTCCGGGTGAAAAGCTTGTTATTCCTTTGGGGGCTATCCATATGTTTGAAAATAAATCGAATGAAACGGTTGAATTTCTCTGCCGCACAACACCGGGTAATGCGTTTGGATCTGACTATTTTGAAGACATCGCTATGGTATTGAATGCCGATGGACTTCCGGATTTTAACAAACTACAGGACATTATGAAGCATCATGGCTTGATACCTGTACTGGGTTTTAAACGGAGGTTGATTTTTGCCATCATTAGTCTGATTAGAAAAATCA
- a CDS encoding helix-turn-helix domain-containing protein — translation MSKGLLAEKIESLRKSKGITQESLADQSSINLRTLQRIEAGQTEPRGNTLRLIAQALGTPLDELLDFIKQADPAFLQLMNLATLSFWVIPLGNLVLPLILWMMKRDKVQGVYELGRRIINFQITWCFITYGFLFIWIVSLFGKSSYILSPFVFLPIILTLYLANSMIILIANWQIKRGRETVYSISFPIIR, via the coding sequence ATGAGTAAGGGATTGTTAGCCGAAAAAATTGAGTCGCTCAGAAAAAGCAAAGGCATTACTCAGGAATCTCTCGCCGACCAGTCGTCAATCAATCTGCGAACCCTGCAACGAATCGAAGCCGGACAAACGGAACCGCGCGGGAATACGCTCCGCTTGATCGCCCAGGCCTTAGGGACACCCCTTGACGAATTGTTGGATTTTATCAAACAAGCAGACCCGGCATTTTTACAGCTGATGAACTTAGCGACACTTTCGTTTTGGGTCATTCCACTGGGCAACCTGGTTCTACCGCTAATTCTTTGGATGATGAAACGGGATAAAGTGCAGGGCGTCTATGAACTCGGAAGGCGTATTATTAACTTCCAGATCACCTGGTGTTTTATTACCTATGGCTTTCTCTTTATCTGGATCGTCAGTCTCTTCGGGAAGTCATCGTATATACTTTCACCGTTTGTGTTTCTTCCGATTATTCTGACGCTCTACCTGGCTAATTCGATGATTATTCTGATAGCGAATTGGCAAATCAAACGGGGTCGTGAAACGGTGTATTCGATCAGTTTTCCCATCATCCGTTAG